In Cyanobacteriota bacterium, the sequence CAGCAAGGCATCCAGCAAGGCATTCAGCAGGGCAAGCTGGAAGGAGAGTTAAGGACTGTCTTACGCCTGCTTGATCGGCGCTTTGGCCCCCTGAGTGAGGAGTGCCGTACCCGCCTGCAAGCCCTCTCTCTGCAACAGGTGGAGGACTTGGCCGATCGCCTGTTGGACTTTGCCACCGCTGCCGACCTAACCGCTTGGGTGCAGACCTTGGACAATCGACTATCTCAAGTGAGCGATCGTCTCCAGCAGCAATGGCCTGAGCTGTCCCCTGACCTACACCGCCAAGCCCACCAGCTTGCTCCCCAGCAACTCACTGCCTTACTGGAGACCCTGCCCCAGCTTGCCAACCCGGACGATTTGGCTGCTTGGCTGCAAACTCAGCAACCCGCTGAATCATGAAACCACGAAGACACGAAGAGCACAAAGAGATTCACATTTTTCCCTTCGTGTCCTTTGTGCCTTTGTGGTGATTCACTCTTTCCCAGTACCTTACAACGTTGTCCACCAAGCTCGCAGCGCCTGTACTGCTACAGCTTCATCATCCTTTAGTCCCATCAGTTCAACCAGTGTGCGAATAAAACACTCAATCAAGCGACCAGAAAATTCATGAGCTGCATTGAATTTCATCCAGTTCCATCTCGCCCAAATCCTTGGCGGCTTGGGTAGCCTGCCGAAATACACGTCCCAAGCGCTGGAGAAAAGCTACATCTCTAACCATGCCAAGTCCTGCGCTGATCTAACCAGAGGGTGTCATAGGGTTCCTTCAGTCAGTAGGTGGTTATTGGTGTGATTACTGATAATTCCCGGTAAGGATGCCCCTAGTTTTGCCCAATCTTATAGATCGGGTAGATCATGAACAGAAAACCCTAGGGCTGTTGCTACCTGCTCTCGGCTCAAGCCCAGGGCTAGGAGGCGAGCGATCGCATCCCGACGGGCTTGGGCTTCCTGTTCTGCCCGTCGAGCTTCCTGTTCTGCCCGCCGAGCTTCCTGTTCTGCCCGTTGGGATACTTCTACGTAGTTCTCAAATCGCTGCCCATCAGGGCGATAGATTTCCAATGTCCCACTGCTGGTCTCTAGCCGAATGCCCAGCCTAGGGCTGACCCAGCCAGCCATATTAGCGATGGGAATCAGCCTACTGTCTTGCCGTAGCCAGCCCTGGAGACGATTTCTGTCTGGGTCGTAGAGGTAGTAGACTTGTTGCTTAATAAAAACGCTTGAAAGCAAAACACAAACTACTTTCCCGATTCTTATCCCAGTTAAGCAGCTTCTAAATAGAAGTTCCATAATCCTGCTGCGGTAAGCATCAAGCGATCATCAAAATCAGGCACACGATTCCTATAAATGGCAGAAACCGCGTTGTACCGCTTCATCCCAGCATGGGCATGTTCGCAAACAACCCGTTGACGGCTGAATTCCTTGTTCTCCTGCTTTTGCTGCTCACTCAACTCCTTGCCTTTCGGCTTCTTATGGGGCAGATGGATGTTCACAAACTCCTTGTGCAACCCCTGAAACCCTAAAT encodes:
- a CDS encoding DUF4351 domain-containing protein, producing the protein IDQLPATPDTLWLRLLGRDSVQQQAIAELLARPRSDPYRERVLQLLINWRVTMELRELQLNTDEESGLMVALSQAYYEWETLKIQEGIQQGIQQGIQQGIQQGKLEGELRTVLRLLDRRFGPLSEECRTRLQALSLQQVEDLADRLLDFATAADLTAWVQTLDNRLSQVSDRLQQQWPELSPDLHRQAHQLAPQQLTALLETLPQLANPDDLAAWLQTQQPAES